A window of the Butyricimonas virosa genome harbors these coding sequences:
- a CDS encoding DUF6850 family outer membrane beta-barrel protein, with the protein MKFKKIYTLGLGLLIAGMSAANAQTQDNEKIFYRMDRVKANNPWTKSLNYAGLTFNENQDFTIVELDFQYGKGSFRNINAPHAFNKTNLQTESFRRLNKVFFYGKFSFDYMNRLKMGWCNVIDPYRSPIFFADSMPGRQTMETYILEGGIGYMLGKRWSIGAKIDYLTASNAKKKDARNKNTYMNLKVYPGVVYRSQYLNLGLNFIYQKETENIDIRTIGTGRTPELLSVEGLWFYTSEQVNSTTSIIRDIRDESLGGAAQVEFHSRRIRFFNQFSMLEKKQEVFKANYNKERGGEMKQRAYNYTGAFNVSGEKYSHYINLQADFSNMLGYENIQQKEVINQNSTWTQFGKKNKSSIESIVYDANYNLFRNRTAYNSCWNAQIGAKGFYAERVYRLYPAKFQQILRNTEGYLSLEKNFLFKKGMLDCGINGAYTIGGGTMLKMKLEAETVLPNIDEYPQRKDLLEQEFEYITSDKIAGGVNVRYTYFLNKEKGMNLYAIGNVNYKKSTSGLYDGKNWTTLQATIGLSF; encoded by the coding sequence ATGAAATTCAAAAAAATATATACACTTGGTCTGGGTCTACTCATCGCCGGGATGTCGGCAGCAAATGCCCAAACTCAAGACAACGAGAAGATTTTTTACCGGATGGATCGGGTCAAAGCCAACAATCCCTGGACAAAGTCTTTAAACTATGCCGGATTAACATTCAACGAGAATCAAGATTTCACTATCGTAGAACTTGATTTTCAATATGGGAAAGGTAGTTTTAGAAATATAAATGCTCCTCACGCGTTCAATAAAACAAACCTACAAACAGAATCCTTCCGAAGATTGAATAAAGTATTCTTCTACGGGAAATTCAGTTTTGACTACATGAATCGTCTTAAAATGGGATGGTGTAATGTTATCGACCCGTACCGCTCCCCAATATTCTTTGCAGACAGTATGCCGGGACGCCAGACCATGGAGACTTACATCCTGGAAGGCGGTATCGGCTACATGCTCGGGAAACGCTGGAGCATCGGAGCCAAAATCGATTACTTAACCGCTAGTAACGCCAAGAAAAAAGATGCCCGGAACAAAAACACGTACATGAACCTGAAAGTGTACCCGGGAGTGGTTTACCGTTCCCAATACCTGAACTTGGGACTGAACTTCATTTACCAGAAAGAAACCGAAAACATTGACATCAGGACAATTGGAACAGGACGGACACCGGAGCTCCTTTCCGTTGAAGGGTTGTGGTTCTACACGTCGGAACAAGTAAATTCAACTACCAGTATTATCCGGGACATTCGGGATGAATCCTTGGGCGGTGCCGCACAAGTGGAATTCCATTCCCGCCGAATCCGCTTCTTTAACCAATTCTCCATGTTAGAAAAGAAACAGGAAGTTTTCAAGGCCAACTACAATAAAGAGCGCGGGGGAGAAATGAAACAACGTGCGTATAATTACACCGGGGCTTTCAATGTCAGCGGAGAAAAATACAGTCACTATATTAACCTGCAAGCCGATTTTTCGAACATGCTAGGCTACGAGAACATCCAACAAAAAGAAGTCATAAACCAAAACAGCACTTGGACACAATTCGGGAAAAAGAATAAATCTTCCATCGAATCCATCGTTTACGACGCAAATTACAACCTGTTCCGTAATCGCACCGCATACAACAGTTGCTGGAACGCACAAATTGGGGCTAAAGGCTTTTACGCGGAAAGAGTGTACCGTCTCTACCCTGCCAAATTCCAACAAATATTGAGAAACACAGAAGGTTACCTTTCACTCGAAAAAAACTTCCTGTTCAAAAAAGGAATGCTGGATTGCGGCATAAATGGTGCTTACACGATCGGGGGAGGCACAATGCTAAAAATGAAACTGGAAGCCGAAACGGTCTTGCCGAATATTGACGAATACCCACAACGGAAAGACTTACTGGAACAGGAATTCGAGTACATCACGTCGGATAAAATTGCCGGAGGAGTAAACGTTCGCTACACCTATTTCCTCAACAAGGAAAAAGGGATGAACTTGTACGCTATCGGTAATGTCAATTATAAAAAGTCCACCAGCGGCCTGTATGACGGTAAGAACTGGACAACCTTACAAGCCACGATAGGACTATCATTCTAG
- a CDS encoding 4Fe-4S binding protein gives MSKIKKNLWRHVLQLGVIAVIAGFILKVFFGGEPANVEAYCPFGGLQSLVTYLNSNTLACSMSIVQIMMGVTLAIGVILFSKLFCGYLCPLGTVTEWMAVLRKKMKININITTGSVVDKILRAIKYILLFWIFYMTISSSELFCKNFDPYYAIATGFKGELTAWMAVISIACLFLGNLFINMFWCKYICPLGALSNVFKFTLTFLGLLILSLILGYFGLPMQWYWLLGASCVIGYIFEIVYHESKVFPLLRITRDDEKCTHCGLCSKKCPQQIDVANLKVVKDIDCTLCGECMGACNKNALQINRKPAFRWLPAILVVVLFFVGLWMGTHWELPTIDERWGDPAKLEHLESFEREGMRTVKCFGSSKAFAARMKNVPGVYGVTTYVNRFAVVVYYDPSETSKEKVENAMFTPVKRKLNTPPAGVEQLKIITLGVEKLFDQMDVTFLGNIIREKEGFYGIQTEYDCPVKVKLFMDINKPIDKKELRSIIETREFEMPVHGGGVKKIECDYELVNISNQVDTIGRQEFLEMMFPATKSRFQIALKKYGEDAATAVYEMPYPGLDKPLVQRQVPYLGSFLSTQDGVMELATALNGDTPVIRITYVKEVLDDDKIWEILQTPKWEIHYTNGTTKEIDATLTFKTPGKTVE, from the coding sequence ATGAGCAAGATTAAGAAAAATTTATGGAGACACGTACTGCAACTGGGTGTAATTGCAGTCATTGCCGGATTCATTCTGAAAGTATTTTTCGGAGGAGAACCTGCCAACGTTGAAGCCTATTGTCCGTTCGGGGGCCTACAATCCCTCGTAACTTACTTGAATTCAAACACGCTGGCATGTAGCATGTCGATCGTGCAGATTATGATGGGAGTAACCTTGGCAATCGGTGTTATTCTTTTCAGTAAACTATTCTGTGGCTACCTCTGCCCCCTGGGTACGGTAACGGAATGGATGGCCGTGTTACGCAAAAAGATGAAAATAAACATCAACATCACCACGGGTTCAGTTGTTGACAAAATCCTAAGAGCAATCAAGTACATCCTGTTATTCTGGATATTCTACATGACAATTTCCAGCAGTGAACTATTTTGTAAAAACTTTGACCCGTACTACGCTATTGCAACCGGATTCAAAGGCGAACTTACCGCATGGATGGCGGTGATTTCTATCGCCTGCTTATTCCTGGGTAACTTGTTTATCAATATGTTCTGGTGTAAATATATCTGTCCGCTCGGGGCATTAAGCAACGTGTTCAAATTCACACTTACCTTCCTGGGGCTACTGATACTCTCGTTAATCCTAGGTTATTTCGGACTACCGATGCAATGGTACTGGTTACTAGGTGCAAGCTGTGTAATCGGTTATATCTTTGAGATCGTTTACCACGAGAGTAAAGTATTCCCATTACTCCGCATTACCCGAGATGACGAAAAATGTACCCATTGCGGTTTATGTAGCAAAAAATGCCCGCAACAAATTGACGTGGCAAACTTGAAAGTCGTGAAAGACATTGATTGTACTTTATGTGGTGAATGTATGGGAGCATGTAATAAAAATGCTTTACAGATAAACCGTAAACCGGCATTCCGATGGTTACCCGCAATTCTAGTCGTTGTTCTCTTCTTCGTCGGGCTGTGGATGGGTACCCATTGGGAATTGCCGACTATTGACGAACGTTGGGGAGATCCGGCAAAATTAGAACACCTCGAATCATTTGAACGTGAAGGAATGAGAACCGTAAAATGTTTCGGTAGCTCCAAGGCATTTGCAGCCCGTATGAAAAACGTTCCAGGTGTCTACGGAGTAACGACCTACGTGAATAGATTCGCTGTCGTGGTTTACTATGACCCGAGTGAAACGAGTAAAGAAAAAGTAGAAAACGCCATGTTTACCCCGGTGAAACGGAAACTGAATACACCTCCTGCCGGAGTGGAACAATTAAAAATAATCACTTTGGGCGTTGAAAAACTATTTGACCAGATGGACGTAACCTTCTTGGGAAATATTATTCGTGAAAAAGAAGGCTTCTATGGAATCCAAACCGAATATGACTGCCCGGTAAAAGTGAAATTATTCATGGATATCAATAAACCGATCGACAAAAAAGAATTAAGAAGTATTATCGAAACCCGTGAATTCGAAATGCCGGTACATGGCGGCGGGGTCAAGAAAATCGAATGTGACTACGAGCTGGTAAACATCTCGAATCAAGTGGATACGATCGGTCGTCAGGAATTCCTCGAAATGATGTTCCCGGCAACCAAATCACGTTTCCAAATCGCCTTGAAGAAATACGGGGAAGATGCCGCCACGGCCGTTTACGAAATGCCTTACCCGGGATTAGACAAACCGTTAGTTCAGCGTCAAGTTCCCTATTTGGGAAGTTTCCTTTCCACCCAAGATGGAGTGATGGAACTCGCCACGGCACTGAACGGCGATACACCGGTTATCCGGATCACGTACGTGAAAGAGGTACTGGACGATGATAAAATCTGGGAAATCCTTCAAACACCGAAATGGGAAATCCATTACACGAACGGGACGACCAAAGAAATTGATGCTACTCTAACCTTCAAAACACCGGGTAAAACCGTCGAATAA
- a CDS encoding DUF4876 domain-containing protein, with the protein MKTYHILTLLVVFLFTGCLKEEKMSIEALIKVNMPEGFESMNPEGIDVKLYSTTSGLTYTSKCDASGIATFNVEYGFYEAVAQHRERGENTIDIFNGRMERIVLSESAKDGETYTINLTHAKLQQLIIKEVYYASCKKDDGKNYGKDAYMSIYNNSDEIAYLDSLCIGTVNPVTSNSPSNFTKPDGSLWDEIPLFMMAWQFPGTGTDYPLQPGEETIIAINAINHMDIASQSVDLSKADFAFWDPLLTAASVPAPGVEPLNMIWRNNGTAFTISLTGPAMIIFKIPTSAAISAQAYAEDSKNLQLDPVKPNASQKYLMIHKDWVIDGVECVTSASKANKRIPNNIDAGFTYIPTSNLGNSVCRKVDEVVDGRTIYMDSNNSSEDFEVVPNTLKK; encoded by the coding sequence ATGAAAACATATCATATACTTACACTTCTGGTCGTATTCCTTTTCACGGGATGTTTGAAAGAAGAAAAAATGAGTATCGAGGCCTTAATCAAGGTGAATATGCCGGAAGGTTTTGAAAGCATGAACCCGGAAGGGATTGACGTGAAACTATACAGCACAACTTCCGGTCTTACTTACACAAGCAAGTGTGACGCCTCCGGTATCGCAACATTTAACGTGGAATACGGTTTCTACGAAGCAGTAGCCCAACACCGGGAAAGAGGAGAAAACACGATCGACATTTTCAACGGAAGAATGGAACGAATCGTATTAAGTGAAAGCGCAAAAGATGGGGAAACTTACACGATAAACCTGACTCATGCTAAATTACAGCAGTTAATCATCAAAGAGGTTTACTACGCCTCTTGTAAAAAAGATGACGGTAAAAATTATGGAAAAGACGCTTATATGTCTATCTACAATAATTCCGACGAAATCGCTTACCTAGACAGTCTCTGCATCGGAACCGTAAACCCAGTCACGAGTAACAGTCCTAGTAACTTCACCAAACCGGACGGAAGTTTATGGGATGAAATTCCACTATTTATGATGGCATGGCAATTCCCCGGTACAGGTACAGATTACCCATTACAACCCGGAGAAGAGACGATCATCGCAATCAACGCCATCAACCACATGGATATTGCCTCACAATCCGTGGATCTTTCCAAAGCCGATTTTGCATTCTGGGATCCGCTGTTAACTGCTGCATCTGTTCCCGCACCGGGAGTTGAACCTTTAAACATGATCTGGAGAAATAACGGCACGGCATTTACCATCAGTTTGACCGGACCGGCCATGATCATCTTCAAAATTCCGACATCCGCAGCCATTAGTGCACAAGCCTATGCAGAAGACTCCAAAAATCTTCAACTGGATCCGGTAAAACCCAATGCCTCTCAAAAATACTTGATGATCCATAAAGATTGGGTAATTGATGGTGTTGAATGCGTGACAAGTGCCAGTAAAGCAAACAAACGAATTCCGAATAACATTGACGCCGGATTCACCTATATCCCGACGAGTAACTTAGGTAATTCCGTTTGTCGAAAAGTAGACGAAGTTGTCGATGGCAGAACCATATACATGGACTCCAACAATTCCAGCGAGGATTTCGAAGTAGTTCCGAACACATTAAAAAAATAG
- a CDS encoding M16 family metallopeptidase, whose amino-acid sequence MIKYIIYTILFTLTISPLVAQDIGADQTIPMDPDIRIGKLDNGLTYYIRHSENPKNRGEFYIVHNVGAMQEEDNQNGLAHFLEHMAFNGTKHFPKKTMLEYLASIGVRFGTNVNAFTSRNVTAYNISEVPLVRGTIIDTVLLMLHDWSSYITCDSAEIEAERGVIREEWRTRDIPRTRLSEQLNPVMYNHSKYAKRNVIGDINIIMNFKRQTLLDFYHKWYRPDLQAVIVIGDFDVNMMESKIKTILSPLPKALHPVQKEVYSVPDNQEPLVGISTDPDAGAMVVRLMYKLDLPSPSERQTVKAYKTDLKRSFISELFKKRIINKAAQGNPYIRQGSVNYTDLTPDKKMVFIMGAVKNNKVNEALNELAIEVERIKKHGFTPDEFNEQQANMLKSVKLQMDQRKNLKSVDMVKACLAHFTTGAPIPSNDFLEKMSVSTLQNLTLEELNRTALEMFSDDNILITVLGPRRENISYPNEQELIATVRNAKDQDLTPYIHRTLKDTRLITKTPQAGNIREEKKNDTMGTIEWTLSNGAKVIIKSYPTKKDIVDIKGFSQGGTSTLPEEELSNGFMANNFCQLMGVKNFSRSDLKQINVGKVISITPEIGEYHETLSGYAAKRDLETLMQMIYLYVTEPNFDQQEFNRQIEKIKSTLNNRKGLPKAEYSQEIRGVKYNQHPRKTSMTLEKANTITFEKTKQIYQERFANAGDFTFIFTGDIELEKLKPLVETYIASLPTTGIKQEYKDNHVRYAKGTIIRHIEKELTTDKASISVLYTAKLPYSADNKILSAAFCYILRDRYMKSIREEKGGAYSVSVNATEEAVPTNQIAIEVNFDTAPFMADEMLEIVQKEIDDLVKNGPSSSELENAQRYFNKLYKTNISTNAYWQETLSDYYLHGIDNFTNYENKMSNLTPSDIRKFAKTVFGQKNKMEFVLLPKK is encoded by the coding sequence ATGATAAAATACATTATCTACACCATATTATTCACCTTGACCATCAGTCCCTTGGTGGCTCAGGACATCGGTGCAGACCAAACAATCCCAATGGATCCCGATATACGGATCGGGAAGTTGGATAACGGACTGACCTATTACATCCGTCATTCCGAGAATCCTAAAAACAGGGGGGAGTTCTACATTGTCCACAACGTGGGGGCCATGCAAGAAGAGGACAACCAGAACGGCTTAGCCCATTTTCTGGAACACATGGCTTTCAACGGGACAAAACATTTCCCGAAGAAAACCATGTTGGAATACCTTGCCAGTATCGGCGTACGATTCGGAACCAACGTGAACGCCTTCACGTCCAGAAACGTAACGGCATACAATATCTCAGAAGTTCCCTTAGTTCGGGGAACGATCATCGATACCGTGTTGCTGATGCTTCACGACTGGTCCAGTTATATCACCTGTGATTCGGCTGAAATCGAGGCTGAAAGAGGGGTCATCCGGGAAGAATGGAGAACCCGGGACATTCCCCGTACGCGACTATCGGAACAACTGAATCCCGTGATGTACAACCACTCGAAGTACGCAAAACGCAACGTGATCGGGGACATAAATATCATCATGAACTTCAAACGTCAGACTTTGTTGGATTTTTATCACAAATGGTACAGACCCGACTTGCAGGCCGTGATCGTGATCGGTGATTTTGACGTGAACATGATGGAGAGCAAAATCAAGACAATTCTATCACCACTACCTAAAGCACTGCATCCGGTACAAAAAGAAGTGTATTCGGTCCCCGACAACCAAGAGCCTCTTGTCGGTATCTCGACTGATCCGGATGCAGGTGCTATGGTGGTCAGACTCATGTACAAGCTAGACCTTCCTTCTCCCAGCGAAAGACAAACCGTGAAGGCCTACAAAACCGACTTGAAAAGAAGTTTTATTTCCGAATTATTCAAGAAGAGAATCATCAACAAAGCCGCACAAGGAAATCCCTATATTCGTCAGGGATCAGTCAATTACACGGATTTAACACCCGATAAAAAGATGGTGTTCATCATGGGTGCCGTGAAAAATAATAAAGTCAATGAAGCCCTGAATGAACTCGCTATCGAAGTGGAAAGAATAAAAAAACATGGATTCACACCGGATGAGTTCAATGAACAGCAAGCCAATATGCTTAAATCCGTTAAACTCCAGATGGACCAGAGAAAAAACCTTAAAAGCGTGGATATGGTGAAAGCTTGCCTAGCCCATTTCACCACGGGTGCTCCAATCCCATCAAATGATTTTCTTGAAAAGATGTCCGTCTCCACGTTACAAAATCTAACTTTGGAGGAACTGAACCGTACAGCCCTAGAGATGTTCTCTGATGACAACATACTTATCACGGTACTCGGGCCCCGGCGAGAAAACATCAGTTATCCCAACGAGCAAGAGTTAATCGCCACCGTTCGGAACGCCAAGGACCAAGACCTCACACCTTACATCCATCGGACACTGAAAGACACTCGGCTAATCACGAAGACACCACAAGCCGGGAACATCCGTGAAGAAAAGAAAAACGACACAATGGGAACCATTGAATGGACTCTTTCAAACGGTGCAAAGGTCATCATAAAATCGTACCCGACGAAAAAAGATATTGTTGACATCAAAGGATTCAGCCAAGGAGGGACCTCTACTCTACCGGAAGAAGAACTTTCCAATGGATTCATGGCCAACAATTTCTGCCAACTCATGGGAGTGAAGAATTTCTCACGAAGTGATTTAAAACAAATCAATGTCGGTAAAGTAATCTCCATTACACCGGAAATCGGGGAATATCACGAAACATTAAGCGGGTACGCAGCCAAACGTGACCTGGAAACCTTGATGCAAATGATCTACCTTTACGTCACGGAACCGAATTTTGACCAACAAGAGTTTAACCGCCAGATCGAAAAAATAAAAAGCACGCTAAATAATCGCAAGGGCCTCCCTAAAGCCGAATATAGCCAAGAGATTCGAGGCGTGAAATACAACCAGCATCCAAGGAAAACAAGTATGACCCTTGAAAAAGCGAACACGATCACCTTCGAAAAGACAAAACAAATATATCAAGAACGTTTTGCCAATGCCGGAGACTTCACGTTCATTTTCACGGGAGACATTGAACTGGAAAAATTAAAACCGCTCGTGGAGACGTACATTGCCTCTCTACCGACAACAGGAATAAAGCAGGAATACAAAGATAACCACGTGCGTTACGCCAAAGGAACAATCATCCGTCATATAGAGAAAGAGTTGACAACCGACAAAGCCTCAATCAGCGTGCTTTACACGGCAAAACTCCCTTACTCCGCCGACAACAAAATCCTCTCGGCCGCTTTCTGCTATATCCTTCGGGACAGGTACATGAAATCCATCCGCGAAGAGAAAGGGGGAGCATACAGCGTAAGTGTGAACGCCACGGAAGAGGCTGTTCCGACCAACCAGATCGCAATAGAAGTGAATTTCGATACGGCTCCTTTCATGGCCGATGAGATGCTGGAAATTGTCCAAAAAGAAATCGACGATCTTGTTAAAAACGGTCCTTCATCTTCCGAACTGGAAAATGCTCAACGCTATTTTAACAAGCTTTACAAGACCAACATTTCCACCAATGCCTATTGGCAGGAAACTTTATCAGACTATTACCTACACGGAATTGACAATTTCACGAATTACGAAAACAAGATGAGCAACCTAACTCCATCAGATATTCGTAAGTTCGCCAAAACCGTGTTTGGACAGAAAAATAAAATGGAATTCGTATTACTACCAAAAAAATAA
- a CDS encoding S46 family peptidase: protein MKKITFIKSIIATLLIASSTFTAKADEGMWLIHLMAQTNYEAMKAKGVELSAEEIYSETTPSLKDAIVALDFGSCTGSMISKNGLMITNHHCAYDDIQKLSSLEHDYLKNGFWSKNQSEEIRIPGKTVMFLDRVIDVTDEYREVLKNFEKDDGSIPYTSRRANSVIEKKYAKKGFEASCAAMLRGNKYYLFYYKVYEDVRLVAAPPTCFGAFGKDTDNWSWPQHKGDFAMYRVYGDKDGNPAKYSPNNQPITPKYVLPVSTAGIKEGDYAMVLGYPGSTARYTPSFGISEKINITNPAMIKVRDTKLAILREAMNADEKINIQYASKYFMNSNYWKYAIGECEYTKKYDVVGIKTAEEAKLTAWINADPTRKAKYGNLIEELRACYAFAAPYMATGIYHREAIVNGADLTRLAMRFKGFESTMEKQGCCVLHKDCAQCKNLRHFCEQYFKDYDEQVDRKIFTAMIELYVKNIDPKFFPEEIGNLVKKFKGDYQKLTDYVYKNSILTTKDRLFTWLDKGVDKKTIDKDPAYLITKSAQTKNYELRDYLKDNSQKIGTLRTLYMEALVEMNKGTVLPPDANSTMRITYGTVGGYSPKDGVIYDYRSSIDGYKEKYVENDPEFDLNPDCWAAIQKGDWGRYADKDGKLYTGFATNLDITGGNSGSPVINAKGELIGLAYDGNWESMAGDLYYNPKYNKCVCVDIRFILWILDKYARASNLLNEISIVE from the coding sequence ATGAAGAAAATAACATTTATCAAAAGCATTATTGCTACTCTCTTAATTGCAAGTAGCACGTTTACAGCAAAGGCAGACGAAGGAATGTGGTTGATCCATCTTATGGCTCAAACCAATTACGAGGCAATGAAAGCCAAAGGAGTTGAACTCTCGGCAGAAGAAATATATAGTGAAACCACTCCTTCCTTAAAGGATGCCATCGTGGCCCTGGATTTCGGAAGCTGCACGGGAAGCATGATCTCCAAAAACGGTTTGATGATCACGAATCACCATTGTGCTTACGACGACATCCAGAAGTTGAGTAGTCTTGAACACGATTACCTAAAAAATGGTTTTTGGTCAAAAAATCAAAGCGAAGAAATTCGTATACCGGGTAAAACAGTCATGTTTCTAGATCGGGTGATCGACGTCACGGACGAATACCGAGAAGTACTGAAGAATTTCGAGAAAGATGACGGAAGCATCCCATACACATCCAGAAGAGCCAATTCCGTGATCGAGAAAAAGTACGCAAAAAAAGGATTCGAAGCCTCATGTGCGGCCATGTTGCGCGGCAATAAATATTACTTATTTTACTATAAGGTGTACGAGGACGTGCGTCTTGTAGCGGCTCCCCCCACTTGTTTCGGGGCATTCGGGAAAGACACGGACAACTGGTCATGGCCACAGCACAAAGGAGATTTTGCCATGTACCGAGTGTATGGCGACAAGGATGGAAATCCTGCAAAATACTCACCAAATAATCAACCGATCACTCCGAAATACGTGCTACCCGTGTCAACAGCCGGGATTAAGGAAGGTGATTATGCTATGGTTTTAGGTTACCCTGGATCAACCGCCCGCTACACGCCATCTTTCGGGATAAGCGAGAAAATTAACATCACGAATCCCGCCATGATTAAGGTTCGAGACACGAAATTAGCTATCCTACGGGAAGCCATGAATGCAGATGAAAAAATCAACATTCAATACGCTTCCAAATACTTCATGAACAGTAACTACTGGAAATATGCCATTGGCGAATGCGAGTACACAAAGAAATATGATGTTGTTGGTATCAAAACAGCAGAGGAGGCAAAACTAACTGCATGGATCAACGCTGATCCGACACGCAAAGCTAAATATGGTAACCTAATCGAGGAACTTCGAGCTTGTTACGCATTCGCCGCCCCCTATATGGCCACGGGCATCTATCACCGGGAAGCTATCGTAAACGGGGCTGACTTGACCCGCTTGGCAATGCGCTTTAAAGGATTTGAAAGCACCATGGAAAAACAAGGATGTTGTGTCCTACACAAAGATTGTGCTCAATGCAAAAACCTAAGACACTTCTGCGAACAATATTTTAAGGATTACGACGAACAGGTTGACCGTAAAATCTTTACTGCCATGATCGAGTTGTACGTGAAGAATATCGACCCGAAATTCTTCCCGGAAGAGATCGGTAACCTAGTAAAAAAATTCAAAGGTGATTACCAAAAATTGACCGATTACGTTTACAAAAATTCCATACTAACGACAAAAGACCGCTTGTTTACTTGGCTAGACAAGGGCGTTGATAAAAAAACAATCGACAAGGATCCGGCATATCTGATCACGAAGTCCGCACAAACGAAAAACTACGAGTTACGTGATTATTTAAAAGACAATAGTCAAAAAATAGGAACTTTACGCACACTTTACATGGAAGCTCTTGTCGAGATGAACAAGGGAACCGTGCTTCCTCCGGACGCAAATTCAACGATGCGAATCACTTACGGAACAGTTGGCGGTTACTCCCCCAAAGATGGTGTTATTTACGACTACCGTTCTTCTATCGACGGCTACAAAGAAAAATACGTGGAAAATGACCCTGAATTTGACTTGAACCCGGACTGTTGGGCTGCCATCCAAAAAGGAGATTGGGGACGTTATGCCGACAAAGACGGCAAACTTTATACCGGATTCGCCACAAATCTCGACATCACGGGAGGGAATTCCGGTAGCCCGGTGATCAATGCCAAGGGAGAATTAATCGGTTTGGCCTATGACGGCAACTGGGAATCCATGGCCGGAGACCTCTATTATAACCCTAAATATAATAAATGTGTATGTGTCGACATTCGTTTTATCCTATGGATTCTAGACAAATACGCAAGGGCTTCAAATTTACTAAACGAGATTAGCATTGTTGAATAA